Proteins co-encoded in one Streptomyces roseochromogenus subsp. oscitans DS 12.976 genomic window:
- a CDS encoding glycoside hydrolase family 16 protein produces MSETSGISPADHRRRRSFRHALVAALATIGLAAAAATTAALPASASAPGVPSGWTQVFLDDFNGAAGSGVNTSDWQYDTGTSYPGGAANWGTGEVESMTSGTNNVALDGNGNLLITPRRDASGNWTSGRIETTRTDFQPPAGGKLRVEARIQMPNVTGDAAAGYWPAFWMLGAPYRGNYQNWPSVGELDIMENVNGLNKTWATMHCGTNPGGPCNETTGLGNSTACPNSTCQSGFHTYTMEWDRSVSPEAIRFSVDGVNYQTVTANQVDATTWANATNHGFFVILNVAMGGGFPAAFGGGPTGATEPGHPMVVDYVQVLQSSGGGGTTPPPSGNRDAYSPIQAESYDSQSGVSTETTTDTGGGQDMGWIANGDWALYKGVNFGSAPATQFYGRVASGAASGVSGLVQVRLDSPTSTPIGSFAVGNTGGWQSWQTVPANISSVTGTHDVYLTFSSGQPADFVNVNWFDFGH; encoded by the coding sequence ATGAGTGAAACCTCCGGCATATCCCCCGCGGATCACAGACGGCGGCGCTCATTCCGTCACGCCCTCGTCGCCGCACTTGCCACCATCGGCCTGGCGGCCGCGGCCGCCACGACCGCCGCTCTCCCCGCCAGCGCCTCCGCACCCGGCGTGCCGTCCGGCTGGACCCAGGTCTTCCTGGACGACTTCAACGGCGCTGCGGGCTCCGGGGTCAACACCTCCGACTGGCAGTACGACACCGGTACTTCCTATCCGGGCGGTGCCGCGAACTGGGGCACCGGCGAGGTCGAGTCGATGACGTCCGGCACGAACAACGTCGCACTCGACGGCAACGGCAACCTGCTCATCACCCCGCGCCGCGACGCCTCCGGCAACTGGACGTCCGGGCGGATCGAGACCACCCGCACCGACTTCCAGCCCCCGGCCGGCGGCAAGCTGCGCGTGGAGGCCCGGATCCAGATGCCGAACGTGACCGGGGACGCGGCCGCGGGTTACTGGCCGGCCTTCTGGATGCTGGGCGCGCCGTACCGCGGCAACTACCAGAACTGGCCGAGCGTCGGCGAGCTGGACATCATGGAGAACGTCAACGGCCTGAACAAGACGTGGGCCACCATGCACTGTGGCACCAACCCCGGCGGCCCCTGCAACGAGACCACGGGCCTGGGCAATTCCACCGCCTGCCCGAACAGCACCTGCCAGTCGGGCTTCCACACCTACACGATGGAGTGGGACCGCTCGGTGAGCCCGGAGGCGATCCGCTTCTCCGTCGACGGCGTGAACTACCAGACCGTGACGGCGAACCAGGTGGACGCGACGACCTGGGCCAACGCCACGAACCACGGCTTCTTCGTCATCCTGAACGTGGCGATGGGCGGCGGCTTCCCCGCGGCCTTCGGCGGCGGCCCGACCGGCGCCACGGAGCCGGGCCACCCGATGGTCGTCGACTACGTCCAGGTCCTGCAGTCCTCGGGCGGAGGCGGCACCACTCCCCCGCCGTCCGGCAACCGCGACGCCTACAGCCCCATCCAGGCCGAGTCCTACGACAGCCAGTCCGGTGTGAGCACGGAGACCACCACCGACACCGGCGGCGGCCAGGACATGGGCTGGATCGCGAACGGCGACTGGGCGCTGTACAAGGGCGTCAACTTCGGCTCTGCACCGGCCACACAGTTCTACGGCCGGGTCGCCAGCGGGGCCGCGAGCGGTGTCAGCGGTCTGGTCCAGGTACGTCTGGACAGTCCCACCAGCACACCGATCGGCAGTTTCGCGGTGGGCAACACAGGCGGCTGGCAGTCCTGGCAGACCGTCCCGGCCAACATCAGCTCCGTGACGGGCACCCACGACGTCTATCTGACCTTCTCCAGCGGCCAGCCGGCGGACTTCGTGAACGTGAACTGGTTCGACTTCGGGCACTGA